The Deinococcus depolymerans genome contains the following window.
GCCTTCGTTGCCCTGATCGGCTGGGCCGGGTGGCGCGAGCGGCTGGGGGGCCGCGAGGCCCTCGCCATCGGCGGCACGCTGATCGGCGTCACCCTGATCAGCCTGGGCGGCGGGCAGGGCGTGACCGTCAGTCCCGCCGCGCTGGGCCTGGGCCTGACCGCCGGGTTCACGTACTCGCTGTACTACGTCTACGGCCGCGCCTTCTTCGACCGCTACGCCCCGCCCGCCCTGCTGGCGGTCGCGCTGCCGGTGGGGGCCGCGTGCCTGCTGCCGTTCGTGACGTTCAGCGCCAAGACCGCGCCCGCCTGGGGCAGCCTGGTCGCGCTGTCGTTCTTCAGCACGTACCTGGCGTACCTGGCGTACAGCGCGGGCCTGCGCCGCCTGAACGCCACGCGCGCCAGCGTGATCGCCAGCCTGGAACCGGTCGTGGCGGCCGGTCTGGCGGCCCTGCTGTTCGGTGAGCGGCCCGCGCCGCTGGCGTTGCTGGGCGCGGCTTTGGTGATCGGGGCGGCCCTGCTGCTCAGCCTGCAACCCGCCGAGAAGCACCCGCCCGTCGAGTAGGCGGCTGCGGGCCGGCCGTTCCTGTCGCCCCCACCCCGCTCATACGGACTCCGATTGAATGGCTGACAAAGCCGTTCAATCCGAGCGGATGCGACTCGGAGAGCTGCGCCGCAGAGCAGGAGAGAAACGCCCCTCC
Protein-coding sequences here:
- a CDS encoding DMT family transporter; translation: MTPARPAAPHLPAPLLILTAAVLWGLLGILGKQAQQAGVAPLEVAFWRAALAGGLYALHAAVIRAPLPRGRDLLVTAAFGVAGVSVFYGSYQLAVRAGGASLASVLLYTAPAFVALIGWAGWRERLGGREALAIGGTLIGVTLISLGGGQGVTVSPAALGLGLTAGFTYSLYYVYGRAFFDRYAPPALLAVALPVGAACLLPFVTFSAKTAPAWGSLVALSFFSTYLAYLAYSAGLRRLNATRASVIASLEPVVAAGLAALLFGERPAPLALLGAALVIGAALLLSLQPAEKHPPVE